The genomic segment CGTCTCCGATGTGGCGGCTTCGGATCTGGCGGAGCTGGCTCGACTGCTCACGCGATCCTGACCGGGCCGTGCCGTCCTAGGGACGCAGGAAGTCGGCGCCCCAGACCAGCGTCGCGCCCAGGTGTCCGGCAACCGCAATGAGGGCCGCGGCCCCGAAGAGCCCGGCCTGGTAGAGGACCAACCAGTGCCTGGACGGAGCGCGAAGCTGCGTCGAGACGACCGCCGCCGCGACGGCTGCCGTAGCGCCGGCCACCCCTACCCACCGGTGCCATTCGAGCAGCCGGGAGGGCTCGACGAAAGGGGCGGAAGTGAGTGCCCACCCCGCGACC from the Vicinamibacteria bacterium genome contains:
- a CDS encoding DUF2231 domain-containing protein, with translation IGKLHPLVLHFPIGLVLGAAAAELVAILTHRESWRALGVANARAGGASALVTAVAGWALTSAPFVEPSRLLEWHRWVGVAGATAAVAAAVVSTQLRAPSRHWLVLYQAGLFGAAALIAVAGHLGATLVWGADFLRP